A section of the Myxococcus virescens genome encodes:
- a CDS encoding response regulator transcription factor — protein MESERIRVAILEDQQVFREALVAVLEGAGMDVVADFGEPAPFFARVRETLPHVALVDLRLELPGWEASTSGMSALQCLHDFFPAVKPLVLSGHREAEVVEQCLQAGAAGYLWKQNVGCAEVVEAVERVVRGERLLPAGLAWPRPEASPRGELGRLTPREREVLGYIAAGADNLRIAACLGITERTVKAHITAIYKKVGSENRTQLAVLGCQLGVQRPASL, from the coding sequence ATGGAATCGGAACGCATCCGGGTGGCCATCCTGGAGGACCAGCAGGTCTTCCGGGAGGCCCTGGTGGCTGTGCTGGAAGGCGCGGGCATGGACGTGGTGGCGGACTTCGGGGAGCCCGCGCCGTTCTTCGCGCGTGTGCGCGAGACGCTGCCCCATGTCGCGCTGGTGGACCTGCGCCTGGAGCTGCCGGGGTGGGAGGCGTCCACCAGCGGGATGTCGGCGCTCCAGTGTCTGCATGACTTCTTCCCGGCGGTGAAGCCGCTGGTGCTATCGGGCCACCGCGAGGCGGAGGTGGTGGAGCAATGCCTCCAGGCGGGCGCGGCTGGCTACCTGTGGAAGCAGAACGTGGGCTGCGCGGAGGTGGTGGAGGCGGTGGAGCGGGTGGTGCGTGGCGAGCGGCTGCTGCCCGCGGGGCTGGCGTGGCCGCGGCCGGAGGCGTCGCCGCGGGGCGAGCTGGGCCGGCTGACGCCGCGTGAGCGCGAGGTGCTGGGCTACATCGCCGCGGGCGCGGACAACCTGCGGATCGCCGCATGCCTGGGCATCACCGAGCGCACGGTGAAGGCGCACATCACCGCCATCTACAAGAAGGTGGGCTCGGAGAACCGCACGCAGCTGGCGGTCCTCGGGTGCCAGCTGGGTGTGCAGCGCCCGGCAAGCCTCTGA
- a CDS encoding DUF5985 family protein — MAEAVYILCALTSVACAVLLLRAYKRTGMRLLLWSGLCFVGLVVSNVLLFVDLVLLPATIDLYMPRAIATLSSASVLLYGLIWDAS; from the coding sequence ATGGCTGAAGCAGTCTACATCCTGTGTGCGTTGACGAGCGTGGCGTGCGCGGTGCTGCTGCTCCGGGCCTACAAGCGCACGGGCATGCGGCTGCTCCTGTGGAGTGGGCTGTGCTTCGTGGGCCTGGTGGTCAGCAACGTGCTCCTCTTCGTGGACCTGGTGCTGCTGCCCGCCACCATCGACCTGTACATGCCGCGTGCCATCGCCACGTTGTCCAGTGCCTCTGTCCTGCTCTATGGCCTCATCTGGGACGCGTCCTGA
- a CDS encoding ABC transporter ATP-binding protein, whose protein sequence is MRAMVTVGRADVPKVLSVAKLRKEYGGKAAVEGVSFEVGRGEIVGLLGPNGAGKTTTINMVLGVLQPTSGTIHIQDLDLAAQRSAALALTNFAAVYSPLPGNLSVYQNLRVFGLIYGVKSLGARIAELLEQFDLVKYRDVKCGVLSSGEQTRVALAKAMLNRPHLLLLDEPTASLDPATARDIRARIREFAARDTGGVLWTSHNMYEVEEVCDRVLFLARGRVLLEGNPRTLPGEHGQASLEELFIAVAREPLALERS, encoded by the coding sequence ATGCGCGCCATGGTGACCGTGGGAAGGGCGGACGTGCCCAAGGTGTTGTCGGTGGCGAAGCTGCGGAAGGAGTACGGCGGCAAGGCCGCGGTGGAGGGTGTCTCCTTCGAGGTGGGACGCGGAGAGATTGTCGGGCTGCTGGGCCCCAACGGCGCGGGGAAGACGACCACCATCAACATGGTGCTCGGCGTGCTGCAGCCCACGTCCGGCACCATCCACATCCAGGACCTGGACCTGGCGGCGCAGCGCTCCGCCGCGCTGGCGCTGACGAACTTCGCCGCCGTCTACTCGCCGCTGCCGGGCAACCTCTCCGTGTACCAGAACCTGCGCGTCTTCGGCCTCATCTACGGGGTGAAGTCCCTGGGGGCGCGCATCGCGGAGTTGCTGGAGCAGTTCGACCTGGTGAAGTACCGCGACGTGAAGTGCGGCGTGCTGTCCTCCGGAGAGCAGACCCGCGTGGCGCTGGCGAAGGCGATGCTCAACCGTCCGCACCTGCTGCTCCTGGACGAGCCCACCGCGTCGCTGGACCCCGCGACGGCCCGGGACATCCGCGCCCGGATTCGCGAGTTCGCCGCGCGGGACACCGGCGGCGTGCTGTGGACGTCCCACAACATGTACGAGGTGGAGGAGGTCTGCGACCGGGTGCTGTTCCTGGCGCGCGGCCGGGTGCTCCTGGAAGGAAACCCGAGGACGCTGCCCGGCGAGCACGGCCAGGCCTCGCTGGAAGAGCTCTTCATCGCCGTGGCGCGCGAGCCGCTCGCGCTGGAGCGGAGCTGA
- a CDS encoding response regulator produces MSGAPTRERLPAIPAEPVCLLLVDDQPENLLALEATLAPLGQRLVTASSGREALRHLLTQDFAVILLDVVMPDMDGFETAQLIRERERSRGTPLIFLTGLSRGPHPELRGYAMGAVDFLLKPFEPAILRSKVSVFVELHRKTELVRRQAEALREAQQREHARELLEAQRRVEAERLRSETNRNQQRWLEAALAALPMPLALVEPGSGHTLLANRAAQGLAGGCLAYREARALHADACFRGADGRLLADEDLPLMRAARGEVFQASPVEWNVGGQRGSVLASSERLPRMHGRPETMVLGLLDVTALRAAARHDWLPLPLTEHIATLEAQGEDTGPLTRLIEVLRNLPGLSTGSPGQEREEGSLRAEESSQAGNPPRPAR; encoded by the coding sequence TTGAGCGGCGCGCCCACGCGTGAGCGCCTGCCGGCGATTCCGGCGGAGCCCGTCTGCCTGCTGCTGGTGGATGACCAGCCGGAGAACCTGCTGGCGCTGGAGGCGACGCTTGCGCCCCTGGGGCAGCGGCTGGTCACCGCGAGCAGCGGCCGCGAGGCGCTGCGTCACCTGCTGACGCAGGACTTCGCCGTCATCCTCCTGGACGTCGTCATGCCGGACATGGACGGCTTCGAGACGGCCCAGCTCATCCGCGAACGAGAGCGCAGCCGCGGCACGCCCCTCATCTTCCTCACCGGGCTGTCGCGGGGGCCCCATCCGGAGCTGCGCGGCTATGCCATGGGCGCGGTGGACTTCCTGCTCAAGCCCTTCGAACCGGCCATCCTGCGCTCCAAGGTGAGCGTCTTCGTGGAGCTGCACCGCAAGACGGAGCTGGTGCGGCGGCAGGCGGAGGCGCTGCGCGAGGCCCAGCAGCGCGAGCACGCGCGGGAGTTGCTGGAGGCGCAGCGGCGCGTGGAGGCCGAGCGGCTTCGTTCAGAAACCAACCGAAACCAGCAGCGCTGGCTGGAGGCGGCGCTTGCCGCGCTCCCCATGCCGCTGGCGTTGGTGGAGCCGGGAAGCGGCCACACCCTGCTGGCCAACCGGGCGGCGCAAGGGCTGGCGGGGGGCTGCCTGGCCTACCGCGAGGCGCGCGCGCTGCATGCGGACGCATGCTTCCGCGGCGCGGACGGCCGGCTGCTCGCGGACGAAGACCTGCCGCTGATGCGCGCCGCGCGCGGTGAGGTGTTCCAGGCGTCCCCCGTGGAGTGGAACGTGGGCGGCCAGCGCGGTTCGGTGCTCGCTTCCAGTGAGCGACTGCCTCGCATGCATGGACGCCCGGAGACCATGGTGCTGGGCCTCTTGGACGTGACGGCGCTCCGAGCCGCCGCTCGCCACGACTGGCTCCCCCTGCCGCTCACGGAGCACATCGCTACACTGGAGGCACAGGGTGAAGACACAGGCCCGCTCACTCGGCTCATCGAGGTGCTGCGGAACCTTCCGGGCTTGAGCACCGGGAGCCCCGGACAGGAGCGCGAGGAGGGCTCCTTGCGAGCAGAGGAGAGCAGCCAGGCGGGCAATCCTCCTCGGCCCGCGCGCTGA
- a CDS encoding ABC transporter permease, translating to MHLHRAAAVALRHYYLLRGSLARFLPLFAWVAIDMVLWGFMSRYLNTVTSQEYNFVPVLLGAVLLWDFFIRVMQGVTMVFFEDVWSRNFLNMFASPLTISEYLGGLVLSSIATSTLGLLVMLVLASTVFGLSFAAYGVLFVPFLLVLFLFGIALGIFGCALVLRLGPASEWFVWPIPALLSPFAGVFYPLSTLPAWMQAVSHLLPPSYVFEGMRTLAAGGAFQVSTLLWGAGLAVVEILLACAFFTWVHRQAVRTGLIARYSAESVS from the coding sequence ATGCACCTGCACCGGGCCGCCGCCGTCGCGCTTCGCCACTACTACCTCCTGCGAGGGAGCCTCGCGCGCTTCCTGCCACTCTTCGCGTGGGTGGCCATCGACATGGTGCTGTGGGGCTTCATGAGCCGCTACCTCAACACCGTCACCTCTCAGGAATACAACTTCGTCCCGGTGCTCCTGGGCGCCGTCCTGCTGTGGGACTTCTTCATCCGCGTCATGCAGGGCGTGACGATGGTGTTCTTCGAGGACGTGTGGTCGCGCAACTTCCTCAACATGTTCGCGTCCCCGCTCACCATCTCCGAATACCTGGGTGGGCTGGTGCTCTCCAGCATCGCCACCAGCACCCTGGGCTTGTTGGTGATGCTGGTGCTGGCCAGCACCGTCTTCGGCCTGTCCTTCGCCGCGTACGGCGTGCTCTTCGTGCCCTTCCTGCTGGTGCTGTTCCTGTTCGGCATCGCGCTGGGCATCTTCGGCTGCGCGCTGGTGCTGCGCCTGGGCCCGGCGTCGGAGTGGTTCGTCTGGCCCATCCCCGCGCTGCTGTCGCCCTTCGCCGGCGTGTTCTACCCGCTGTCCACGCTGCCCGCGTGGATGCAGGCGGTGTCCCATCTGCTACCACCCTCGTATGTGTTCGAGGGTATGCGCACGCTCGCGGCGGGGGGCGCGTTCCAGGTGTCCACGCTGCTGTGGGGGGCTGGTCTCGCCGTGGTGGAAATCCTGCTCGCGTGTGCCTTCTTCACGTGGGTACACCGACAGGCCGTGCGCACGGGACTCATCGCGCGATACAGCGCTGAAAGCGTGAGCTGA
- a CDS encoding DUF5985 family protein encodes MLKPMLNGAVAMAWLASALFFLRFWVQSKDRLFAFFALAFTMLAGNSVVAALLDADDERRYYIYVVRLFAFLLILYAIWDKNRANRHGPG; translated from the coding sequence ATGCTCAAACCCATGCTCAACGGTGCGGTGGCGATGGCGTGGCTGGCGAGCGCGCTGTTCTTCCTGCGCTTCTGGGTCCAGTCGAAGGACCGGCTCTTCGCCTTCTTCGCGCTGGCCTTCACGATGCTGGCGGGCAACTCGGTGGTGGCGGCGCTGCTGGACGCGGATGACGAGCGGCGCTACTACATCTACGTGGTGCGGCTCTTCGCCTTCCTGCTCATCCTCTACGCCATCTGGGACAAGAACCGCGCGAACCGCCACGGCCCCGGGTAG
- a CDS encoding CheR family methyltransferase → MTGPGARGAELEALEVDLLLEGVARQWGFDLRNRSRPQLLRRLRHHLREERLDSFSALQARVLHDAEALDALLRTLSCTPPALFAEAVFFRDFRTRVVPVLRTWPSVRVWHAGCGTGEDTYALAILLHEEGLWGKCRLYASDASEGLLADARTGVLPLPTQEDAQRYLEAGGKGALSDYYTRDGNWALLQPRLRDGIFFTQHNLATDGSFNEFHVIVCRDTLLTFNRALHDHIHGRLFESLARFGFLCLGRKESLARTPHAGAYEMLEDCGRIFRRVA, encoded by the coding sequence ATGACGGGGCCCGGCGCGCGCGGCGCGGAGCTGGAGGCGCTGGAGGTGGACCTGTTGCTGGAGGGCGTGGCCCGGCAATGGGGCTTCGACCTGCGCAACCGCTCCCGGCCGCAGCTCTTGCGGCGGCTGCGGCACCACCTCCGCGAGGAGCGGCTGGACAGCTTCTCCGCGCTCCAGGCCCGCGTGCTGCACGACGCCGAGGCGCTGGACGCGCTGCTGCGCACGCTGTCCTGCACACCGCCCGCCCTGTTCGCGGAGGCCGTCTTCTTCCGCGACTTCCGCACCCGGGTGGTGCCGGTGCTTCGCACCTGGCCCTCCGTGCGCGTGTGGCACGCGGGCTGTGGCACCGGCGAGGACACGTACGCGCTGGCCATCCTCCTCCACGAGGAAGGGCTGTGGGGCAAGTGCCGGCTGTATGCGTCCGACGCGAGTGAAGGGCTGCTGGCGGACGCGCGCACCGGCGTGCTGCCGCTGCCCACGCAGGAGGACGCGCAGCGCTACCTGGAGGCGGGCGGGAAGGGCGCGCTCTCCGACTACTACACGCGCGACGGCAACTGGGCGCTGCTCCAGCCCCGGCTGCGCGACGGCATCTTCTTCACCCAGCACAACCTGGCCACGGATGGCTCGTTCAACGAGTTCCACGTCATCGTGTGCCGGGACACGCTGCTGACCTTCAACCGCGCATTGCACGACCACATCCACGGCCGCCTCTTCGAGAGCCTCGCCCGCTTCGGCTTCCTGTGCCTGGGGCGCAAGGAGTCGCTGGCGCGCACGCCGCACGCGGGGGCCTACGAGATGCTGGAGGACTGCGGTCGCATCTTCAGGAGGGTGGCATGA
- a CDS encoding serine/threonine-protein kinase, which produces MSRSDVTTSVPVFTQTFRSPCGCVPAHGVACECPARAGARRVSMGCPPSFLVPPAREAPLPSSAASLVGQQVGHFRLLRELGRGSLGVVLLAEHALIQKRVAIQVLHTQATQDPAQVARFLQAARTLTLIQHAHIVSLYDLGIRDGRPYLVREYLEGQSLAAFANRPLASALVVDLLTQVCDALDAAHAHGIAHGSLNPTSIFLIPDANGRQHVKLLDFGIAGLLPPSDGAADLPVAADLFAVGVLGALLVSGRLSSRGHAAEETLHGHARELPPLPAGIPSALSRVLLKAMARRPGDRYASAAELRAALQASVALDGGVAHPEALELERLPSWYTLRGPPGAAPASR; this is translated from the coding sequence ATGTCCCGGTCGGACGTCACCACCTCCGTTCCCGTGTTCACCCAGACCTTCCGGTCCCCGTGTGGCTGTGTCCCCGCGCACGGGGTGGCCTGCGAGTGTCCGGCCCGGGCGGGCGCGCGTCGTGTGTCCATGGGGTGTCCGCCATCCTTCCTGGTGCCGCCCGCGAGGGAGGCCCCGCTCCCGTCCTCGGCGGCCTCGCTGGTGGGACAGCAGGTGGGTCACTTCCGGCTGCTGCGCGAGCTGGGCCGGGGGAGCCTGGGCGTCGTTCTGCTCGCGGAGCACGCGCTCATCCAGAAGCGCGTGGCCATCCAGGTGCTTCACACGCAGGCGACGCAGGACCCGGCGCAGGTCGCTCGGTTCCTTCAGGCGGCGCGCACGCTGACGCTCATCCAGCACGCGCACATCGTCTCGCTCTACGACCTGGGCATTCGCGACGGGCGTCCCTACCTCGTCCGGGAGTACCTGGAGGGACAGAGCCTGGCCGCCTTCGCGAACAGGCCGCTGGCGTCCGCGCTGGTGGTGGACCTGCTCACCCAGGTGTGTGACGCGCTGGACGCCGCGCATGCGCACGGCATCGCCCACGGCAGCCTCAATCCCACCAGCATCTTCCTCATCCCTGACGCGAATGGCCGCCAGCACGTGAAGCTGCTGGACTTCGGCATCGCCGGGTTGCTCCCTCCCTCCGACGGCGCCGCCGACCTGCCGGTGGCCGCGGACCTCTTCGCCGTGGGCGTGCTGGGCGCGCTGCTTGTCTCGGGCCGGCTGTCCTCGCGCGGGCACGCGGCGGAGGAGACGCTTCATGGCCACGCTCGGGAGCTGCCACCGCTGCCGGCGGGCATCCCGTCGGCGCTGTCACGCGTGCTGCTCAAGGCCATGGCGCGTCGCCCGGGGGACCGTTATGCCAGTGCGGCCGAGCTGCGCGCGGCCTTGCAGGCGTCGGTGGCGCTCGACGGCGGCGTGGCGCATCCAGAGGCCCTGGAGCTGGAGCGGCTTCCCAGTTGGTACACGCTCCGGGGGCCACCGGGGGCCGCGCCCGCCTCCAGGTAG
- a CDS encoding chemotaxis protein CheB: MNPLGLLVVGAPRCAAADVESVLALLPPHLPVPVVLALHRGPLDALAAPLGRRCALPVVEPDDKDPLLPGAVYLAPAGYHLLVDRGCVSLSVEPPEHGQRPGLDALFESAADSHGPRAAGLLFAGHEDGGAGLQVLHARGARVAVVSTLQTGGDGGEEGEMAQLTLGSVGGWLARLAYVPRSKVLP, from the coding sequence ATGAATCCCTTGGGCCTGCTGGTGGTGGGGGCGCCGCGCTGCGCGGCGGCGGACGTGGAGTCGGTGCTGGCGCTGTTGCCTCCGCACCTGCCCGTGCCGGTGGTGTTGGCGCTGCACCGGGGCCCTCTGGACGCGCTGGCCGCGCCGCTGGGCCGCCGCTGCGCGCTGCCGGTGGTGGAGCCGGACGACAAGGACCCGCTGCTGCCCGGCGCCGTGTACCTGGCGCCCGCGGGCTACCACTTGCTGGTGGACCGGGGCTGCGTGTCCCTGTCCGTGGAGCCGCCCGAGCATGGGCAGCGGCCCGGCCTGGACGCGCTCTTCGAATCCGCGGCGGACAGCCATGGCCCCAGGGCCGCGGGGCTGCTCTTCGCGGGGCACGAGGATGGGGGGGCCGGCTTGCAGGTGCTCCACGCGAGAGGCGCCCGGGTGGCCGTGGTGAGCACGCTCCAGACGGGCGGAGATGGTGGTGAGGAGGGAGAGATGGCGCAATTGACGTTGGGTTCCGTGGGAGGGTGGCTCGCGCGGCTGGCCTATGTGCCGCGTTCCAAGGTGCTGCCTTGA
- a CDS encoding ATP-binding protein, protein MSRRPSSSSRPASVDEREPERSVSTESDGVCPPRGLESQVGGAGKAVRLRGSDDAEERLAFLASAGELLSSSLDSGTVLQRLAELAVPLLADWCAVDVLTADGRVERVAAAHRLAEQVPLVHELARLQPLDLAAEGGIPEVLRTGKAALLPEVLDALLPGVVLTEAQLEVARRLGIRAGLIVPLLARGRVLGALSLVRGDSDEGPGASDLELALELARRAGLSLDNALLYAEARGAQQRTERLQAVTAALSRAATAEDVAEALMREELRPAGPARGAVLGMLEDGRLHVLGSFGYAPAVLDTLRGLWADQVPGVDRALEQLEPQWFSNPAAVPRAVPEWTGDFVQGVGTGAWAVLPLKVEHRIRGFLLFAWDGPQAFLAEERGFLSSLAQQCAQALERAALYEALRERGGKLHLALEAGKEAEERLFFLLEASRALAEHLDDVEWTLEHLARVAARNVATYCLVELMGADGVPRGVAASHREPERDGAVLASLSLPWVDGTLHPARECFLSGETRFLPEVGPELRERMCQGPEHRALLEALNPHSLLAVAVRTRGRTLGVITLGTAAPCRRLVTADVAMAEELARRVAVALENASLYRDAQAAVRLRDEFLSVASHELKTPLTSLKLQHGLIDRAALGDVGDKVRPRLATAVRQVQRLSALVDSLLDVSRISLGRLKLEPSDVDLGQAVRDAVDRMEEVFSLAGCPVRVEVPGPLPGKWDSLRLDQVLVNLLTNAAKYGAGRPVLVEAAFEGEEMVRVSVRDEGIGIAAEDLPRLFGRFERAVSDRHYGGLGLGLYISRQIVDAMGGRIEVESRPGLGSIFTVRLPRSTAQCAPW, encoded by the coding sequence ATGTCGCGCCGCCCTTCTTCATCCTCGCGGCCCGCGTCCGTGGACGAGCGCGAACCCGAGCGGTCCGTCTCCACGGAATCGGACGGGGTGTGTCCGCCGCGAGGGCTGGAGTCCCAGGTGGGTGGGGCCGGGAAGGCCGTCCGCTTGCGCGGCAGTGACGACGCGGAGGAGCGCCTCGCGTTCCTGGCCAGCGCGGGCGAGCTGCTGTCGTCGTCCCTGGATTCGGGCACGGTGCTCCAGCGGCTCGCGGAGCTGGCCGTGCCGCTGCTGGCGGACTGGTGCGCGGTGGACGTGCTCACGGCGGACGGGCGGGTGGAGCGGGTGGCCGCGGCGCACCGCCTGGCGGAGCAGGTGCCGCTGGTGCACGAGCTGGCACGCCTCCAGCCCCTGGACCTGGCGGCCGAGGGCGGTATCCCGGAGGTCCTGCGCACCGGCAAGGCCGCCCTCCTGCCTGAAGTCCTGGACGCGCTGCTGCCGGGCGTGGTGCTCACGGAGGCGCAGCTGGAGGTGGCGCGGCGCCTGGGCATCCGGGCGGGCCTCATCGTGCCGCTGCTGGCGCGAGGCCGCGTGCTCGGCGCGCTGTCGCTGGTCCGGGGCGACTCGGACGAGGGGCCCGGCGCGTCCGACCTGGAGCTGGCGTTGGAGCTGGCCCGGCGCGCCGGCCTGTCCCTGGACAACGCGCTGCTGTACGCGGAGGCGCGCGGCGCGCAGCAGCGCACCGAGCGCCTCCAGGCCGTCACCGCGGCCCTGTCCCGCGCGGCCACCGCCGAGGATGTGGCCGAAGCGCTGATGCGCGAGGAGCTGCGGCCCGCGGGCCCGGCGCGCGGCGCGGTGCTCGGCATGCTGGAGGATGGCCGGCTGCACGTGCTGGGCTCCTTCGGCTACGCGCCGGCGGTGCTGGATACCCTGCGCGGGCTGTGGGCGGACCAGGTGCCCGGCGTGGACCGGGCGCTGGAGCAGCTGGAGCCCCAGTGGTTCTCCAACCCCGCGGCGGTGCCGCGCGCCGTGCCCGAGTGGACAGGGGACTTCGTCCAGGGCGTGGGGACCGGGGCCTGGGCGGTGCTGCCCTTGAAGGTGGAGCACCGCATCCGGGGCTTCCTGCTGTTCGCGTGGGACGGGCCGCAGGCATTCCTCGCGGAGGAGCGCGGCTTCCTGTCCTCGCTGGCGCAGCAGTGCGCGCAGGCGCTGGAGCGCGCGGCGCTGTACGAGGCGCTGCGTGAGCGCGGCGGCAAGCTGCACCTGGCGCTGGAGGCGGGCAAGGAGGCCGAGGAGCGGCTCTTCTTCCTGCTGGAGGCGAGCCGCGCGCTGGCCGAGCACCTGGACGACGTGGAGTGGACGCTGGAGCACCTGGCGCGAGTGGCCGCGCGCAACGTGGCCACGTACTGCCTGGTGGAGCTGATGGGAGCGGACGGCGTGCCGCGCGGCGTGGCCGCGTCCCACCGGGAGCCGGAGCGGGACGGGGCGGTGCTGGCCTCGCTGTCCCTTCCCTGGGTGGACGGCACGCTGCATCCGGCGCGCGAGTGCTTCCTGTCGGGGGAGACGCGCTTCCTGCCCGAGGTGGGGCCGGAGCTGCGCGAGCGCATGTGCCAGGGGCCCGAGCACCGCGCGCTCCTGGAGGCGCTGAATCCACACTCGCTGCTCGCGGTGGCGGTGCGCACGCGGGGGCGCACGCTGGGCGTCATCACGCTGGGCACCGCGGCCCCCTGCCGCCGGCTGGTCACCGCCGACGTGGCCATGGCGGAGGAGCTGGCGCGGCGCGTGGCGGTGGCGCTGGAGAACGCGTCGCTGTACCGGGACGCGCAGGCCGCGGTGCGTCTGCGCGACGAGTTCCTCTCCGTGGCCAGCCATGAGCTGAAGACGCCGCTCACCAGCCTGAAGCTCCAGCACGGCCTCATCGACCGCGCCGCCCTCGGAGACGTGGGGGACAAGGTGCGGCCCCGGCTGGCCACGGCCGTGCGGCAGGTGCAGCGGCTGAGCGCGCTGGTGGACAGCCTGCTGGACGTCAGCCGGATTTCGCTGGGGCGGCTGAAGCTGGAGCCGTCCGACGTGGACCTGGGCCAGGCGGTGCGCGACGCGGTGGACCGCATGGAGGAGGTGTTCTCCCTGGCGGGGTGTCCGGTGCGGGTGGAGGTGCCGGGTCCGCTGCCGGGGAAGTGGGATTCGCTGCGGCTGGACCAGGTGCTGGTGAACCTGCTCACCAACGCGGCCAAGTACGGCGCGGGCCGGCCTGTCCTGGTGGAGGCGGCCTTCGAGGGCGAGGAGATGGTGCGGGTGTCGGTGCGTGACGAGGGCATCGGCATCGCCGCGGAGGACCTGCCGCGCCTGTTCGGCCGCTTCGAGCGCGCGGTGTCCGACCGGCACTATGGCGGCCTGGGACTGGGGCTCTACATCAGCCGGCAGATCGTGGACGCCATGGGTGGACGCATCGAGGTGGAGAGCCGGCCCGGGCTGGGTTCCATCTTCACCGTGCGCCTGCCCCGGTCCACGGCACAATGCGCGCCATGGTGA
- a CDS encoding response regulator, protein MPEMKIRVLIVDDDQDQLSLVERTLSAFGFDVRTHRSSLGVSNLVRTTQPDLVLLDVNIPALSGDKVLTLARGQAPKGTKFILYSASDESQLRALARASGADGYICKSVQGEELAQRLEALHLKPAASEVVQAAR, encoded by the coding sequence ATGCCGGAGATGAAGATTCGCGTCCTCATCGTGGACGATGACCAGGACCAGCTCTCCCTCGTGGAGCGCACCCTCTCCGCCTTCGGCTTCGACGTCCGCACCCACCGCTCCTCCCTGGGCGTGTCCAACCTGGTGCGCACCACCCAGCCGGACCTGGTGTTGCTGGACGTGAACATCCCCGCGCTCAGCGGCGACAAGGTGCTCACGCTCGCGCGCGGTCAGGCGCCCAAGGGCACGAAGTTCATCCTCTACTCCGCGTCGGACGAATCCCAGCTGCGCGCCCTGGCGCGCGCCTCGGGCGCGGACGGCTACATCTGCAAGAGCGTGCAGGGTGAAGAGTTGGCCCAGCGGCTGGAAGCGCTCCACCTCAAGCCCGCGGCTTCGGAAGTCGTGCAGGCCGCGCGTTAG
- a CDS encoding ABC1 kinase family protein produces MASDPDDKLPPQGRFNRLRKLAGLSVQVGTDVLKSGAKRLSGSTPDLLSKEAAEKLVSTLGELKGAAMKMGQAISMDPDLLTPEVRQVLARLQNQAPSMSYAQVSRVVEAELGAPPESLFREFSEEPLAAASLGQVHRAVLEDGRAVAVKVQYPGIDVSLANDMANLGIVAKTASTVLRVSDAGAYFQEFRDEMLLELDYRREAELAEGFARSVAKLPELCVPAVISSHSAKRVLTLELLEGLTLKDWLPTNPSNDERFRVARQLILATYGPFFGAGEIHADPHPGNFMVMPDGRLGLLDFGSIKRFSPRFVDVNQRMLRQTMRLEPLDILSLSREVGFTVELPDEEAEDLITEVLRIAGRPMRLPDYDYAVCEINRDMRHHFSRNAPRFLKIRPPPEAMMFFRSTGGLAQNLRLIGARGDFRAVFLEVTDLPA; encoded by the coding sequence ATGGCCTCCGACCCCGACGACAAGCTTCCTCCCCAGGGCCGCTTCAACCGCCTGCGCAAGCTGGCAGGCCTCTCCGTGCAGGTGGGCACGGATGTGCTCAAGAGCGGCGCGAAGCGCCTGTCCGGGAGCACGCCCGACCTGCTCAGCAAGGAGGCCGCGGAGAAGCTGGTCTCCACCCTGGGCGAGCTCAAGGGGGCCGCCATGAAGATGGGGCAGGCCATCTCCATGGACCCGGACCTGCTCACCCCCGAGGTGCGGCAGGTGCTGGCCCGGCTGCAGAATCAGGCGCCCTCCATGTCCTACGCGCAGGTGTCGCGCGTGGTCGAGGCGGAGCTGGGCGCGCCGCCGGAGTCGCTCTTCCGCGAGTTCAGCGAGGAGCCGTTGGCGGCCGCGTCGCTGGGGCAGGTGCACCGCGCGGTGCTGGAGGACGGCCGGGCGGTGGCGGTGAAGGTGCAATACCCCGGCATCGACGTGTCCCTGGCCAACGACATGGCGAACCTGGGCATCGTGGCGAAGACGGCGTCGACGGTGCTGCGCGTGTCCGATGCAGGCGCCTACTTCCAGGAGTTCCGCGACGAGATGCTCCTGGAGTTGGACTACCGCCGCGAGGCCGAGCTGGCCGAGGGCTTCGCGCGCAGCGTGGCGAAGCTGCCGGAGCTGTGTGTGCCCGCCGTCATCTCCAGCCACAGCGCGAAGCGGGTGCTGACGCTGGAGCTGCTGGAGGGGCTCACCCTCAAGGACTGGCTGCCCACGAATCCCTCCAACGATGAGCGCTTCCGCGTGGCGCGCCAGCTCATCCTCGCCACCTACGGGCCCTTCTTCGGCGCGGGCGAAATCCACGCGGACCCGCACCCGGGCAACTTCATGGTGATGCCGGACGGGCGGCTGGGCTTGCTGGACTTCGGCTCCATCAAGCGCTTCTCCCCGCGCTTCGTGGACGTCAACCAGCGCATGCTCCGGCAGACGATGCGCCTGGAGCCGTTGGACATCCTGAGCCTGAGCCGGGAGGTGGGCTTCACCGTGGAGCTTCCGGACGAGGAGGCCGAGGACCTCATCACCGAGGTGCTGCGCATCGCCGGGCGGCCCATGCGCCTGCCGGACTACGACTACGCGGTCTGCGAAATCAACCGCGACATGCGCCACCACTTCTCGCGCAACGCGCCGCGCTTCCTGAAAATCAGGCCGCCACCGGAGGCGATGATGTTCTTCCGCTCCACCGGCGGGCTGGCGCAGAACCTGAGGCTCATCGGCGCGCGGGGGGACTTCCGCGCGGTCTTCCTGGAAGTGACGGACCTGCCCGCGTGA